GGCGCTGATCGGCCGCGGCGAGCTGGCCCACCGGGCCGGTGTCCGCCGCCGCACCTCCTACACGGCCACCCTGATGGCGATGTGCCTGATGCTGATCGGTGCGGTGCTGCTCTGCGCCCTGGTCGTGCCGTTCGAGCTGATCGGCGGGTCCATCGGCATCGAGGCGCTGGCGCTGCTGATCATCCCGGCGGTGGTCGTCTTCTGCCTGCCGCCGGTCAACGGGTTCGTCTTCCACCTGCTGGAGAAGGTCAGCCGCGGCCGGGTGCAGATCCCGCGGATCGGCTTCGCCCGGATGGCGCGGCTGGTGCTCGGCTACCTGCCGGCCTGGGCGCTGACGGCTGCGGTGTCGGTGTTGGTAGCGGCGGCCCTGGGGTACCAGCAACAGATCGGGCAGGTGGCGGTCGCCGCCCTGCTGGCCTGGGTGGTCGGTTTCGTCGCGATCCCGGTGCCGGCCGGTGCCGGTATCCGCGAAGTCGTGTTCTACACACTGTGCGGGCTGGGCGAGGGGCCGGGCGTGGTCGTGGCCATCGCCGCCCGGCTGGCACTGATCCTGTCGGACGGACTGGGCGGGGTCGTCGCGCTCGGGGCTCTCGGCCTGCTCCGGCGCAAGGGCCGGGACGCGGTCATCCATCCGGAGAACACCGCGACCCGCGGCGCCGACGCCGCCGGAGTCACCCCGTCCGTGTGAGAACCTTGGCCTGCAGCTGACGGATCCGGGCGTCCCGCCGGGGTCATGGCGACGAGGAGAGAACCGGCGTGGCAGGTCTGGCCTATCGGGTGAAGAGCACGTACGCGGGGGCGGTGCGGGCCACCGGCCGTGTCCTGACGGCGGTGCACGTCCTGCCGAAGGAGGCCCCGCCGCGCGAGAAGCGGGTGCGGCACTGGTTCCACAGCCTCTTCCAGGTGCACGACTCGCTGGCCATCGCCCGGCTCGGTGTGCCGTGGTGGACCTACGACGCGATCGACAAGGTCGACGCCTGGCTGAAGGACCGCGCGCGCCCGATCCGCGTCTTCGAGTACGGCTCCGGCGCCAGCACGATCTGGCTGTCCGCGCGGGCCGACGAGGTCCACACCGTCGAGCACCACAAGGGTTTCGCCGACCACATCGGCCCGAAACTGGCCACCTTCCCGAACATCTCGATGATGGTCGTCGAGCCGGTCGAGTCGCCGCTGCCCGCCGTCCCGTCGGAGAAGTCGGGCAACCGCGGCCTGGACTTCAGCGACTACGTGGCCGCCATCGACAAGGTCGGCGGGACGTTCGACGTGGTCGTCGTCGACGGCCGGGTGCGTGCCGCCTGCCTGAAGGCCGCGATCCCGCACCTCGCCGAGGACGGCATGGTCATCTTCGACAACTCCCGCCGCCGCCGGTACCGCACCGCCATCGAGACCTCCGGGCTGACCGAGCTCAAGCTCTCCGGGCTCACCCCGACGTTGCCCTACCCGGACCAGACCTCGCTGCTCGCGCACGCGAAGTGATCCCGGGCTCCCATGGTTCTCGGATGGACCACCCACGCCGCTGACGAGCGCGCGTGGTGCCATCCACGCTGACAACGGCGGCACGCCGACACGACGAACGGACGGGGCGATGACGGGTCAGGCCAAGTTGCTGGTGGTGGACGACGAGCCGTCCCTGCAGGACATCGTCGCCACCTCGATGCGGTTCCTCGGGTACCAGGTGAGCGTCGCCGGGTCCGGTCGGGAGGCCGTGCGGATGGCCGGCGAGGTGCAGCCCGACCTGATCATCCTGGACGTGATGCTGCCCGACTTCGACGGGCTCGAGGTGATGCGCCGGGTGCGCGCCGCCGGGATCGACGCCGGCGTGGTCTTCCTGTCGGCGATGGACACCCCGAAGGACAAGGTGGCCGGCCTGACCGCGGGCGGCGACGACTACGTCACCAAGCCGTTCGGCCTGGAGGAGCTGGCCGCGCGGGTCAGCGCGGTGCTGCGCCGGGTCCGGCCGGACGAGAGCGGCGAGTCCCTGCTCAGGGTCGGCGATCTCGAGCTGGATCCGGAGACCTACCAGGTCACCCGCGGTGGCCGGGTCATCGAGCTGGCGCCGACCGAGTACAAGATGTTGCGCTACCTGATGATCAACGCGAACGTCGTGCTGTCCCGCCAGCAGTTGCTCGACGCGGTGTGGGGCACCGACTTCTACGGTGACGACTCGGTCGTCGCGACCTACATCTCGTACCTGCGCCGCAAGG
This region of Nakamurella alba genomic DNA includes:
- a CDS encoding lysylphosphatidylglycerol synthase transmembrane domain-containing protein encodes the protein MSTDPTGTSEPGALPDTDDDDLQPEAAPANPRRARLKLLLRIVGILVAIAAVALCVRAVVSSWDKVSHDLSTANVWLLVLAFLCGMAGTTGLALNWGATIDLLDGRRWPRTKVVTWFFAGELGKYIPGSVWALIGRGELAHRAGVRRRTSYTATLMAMCLMLIGAVLLCALVVPFELIGGSIGIEALALLIIPAVVVFCLPPVNGFVFHLLEKVSRGRVQIPRIGFARMARLVLGYLPAWALTAAVSVLVAAALGYQQQIGQVAVAALLAWVVGFVAIPVPAGAGIREVVFYTLCGLGEGPGVVVAIAARLALILSDGLGGVVALGALGLLRRKGRDAVIHPENTATRGADAAGVTPSV
- a CDS encoding response regulator transcription factor translates to MTGQAKLLVVDDEPSLQDIVATSMRFLGYQVSVAGSGREAVRMAGEVQPDLIILDVMLPDFDGLEVMRRVRAAGIDAGVVFLSAMDTPKDKVAGLTAGGDDYVTKPFGLEELAARVSAVLRRVRPDESGESLLRVGDLELDPETYQVTRGGRVIELAPTEYKMLRYLMINANVVLSRQQLLDAVWGTDFYGDDSVVATYISYLRRKVDAPEPDGTAVEPLIHTHRGFGYVLRPPRR
- a CDS encoding class I SAM-dependent methyltransferase: MAGLAYRVKSTYAGAVRATGRVLTAVHVLPKEAPPREKRVRHWFHSLFQVHDSLAIARLGVPWWTYDAIDKVDAWLKDRARPIRVFEYGSGASTIWLSARADEVHTVEHHKGFADHIGPKLATFPNISMMVVEPVESPLPAVPSEKSGNRGLDFSDYVAAIDKVGGTFDVVVVDGRVRAACLKAAIPHLAEDGMVIFDNSRRRRYRTAIETSGLTELKLSGLTPTLPYPDQTSLLAHAK